From one Bacteriovorax sp. BAL6_X genomic stretch:
- a CDS encoding MAPEG family protein, whose protein sequence is MEIFFRYCGVLGLLYAIVTLNVIRNRWKHRVGLGHGKVSDMNKAIRIHGNFSEYIPFILLLTYFAIEKEAINIIGIHFLLTALIISRISHFIGLTKSAGTSFYRFFGTSIILLSLIGISITLLR, encoded by the coding sequence ATGGAGATATTTTTTCGCTACTGTGGTGTACTCGGATTACTTTATGCAATAGTTACCTTGAATGTTATTCGAAATCGTTGGAAGCACCGTGTGGGTCTAGGACATGGGAAAGTGTCAGATATGAATAAGGCCATCAGAATACATGGAAATTTCTCCGAGTATATTCCATTTATTCTTTTATTAACTTATTTTGCAATTGAGAAAGAGGCAATAAATATAATAGGAATTCATTTTCTTCTTACTGCACTTATTATTTCGAGAATATCTCACTTTATAGGACTTACAAAAAGTGCTGGTACTTCATTCTATCGATTCTTCGGTACCAGCATTATTCTTTTATCTTTAATTGGAAT